A genomic segment from Spinacia oleracea cultivar Varoflay chromosome 3, BTI_SOV_V1, whole genome shotgun sequence encodes:
- the LOC110777132 gene encoding uncharacterized protein, which yields MNPYEIREAYIDDIIGESDRKSRCKKAVGKQIVEQDIEDVESQEDGDEDDVNEEYHYESDNSVQWDEVLREELRYDDEELITFREALLQRRKEQLTSKWSINDVDRNQNNIPDHSGEIERTQHQENVNIQENQSGNVTGHWPAYWTTFEGGYESEQRDSDNEDPLSSDENSDCDVPIQKRKKNVVYHIFNEKIDMKQVDLLVGLRFTSRDVFKAAILAYSIQQHKDLKYLKNDKRFISIGCANCRWELMSGPDVEDPTGWQIKSMQPLHEWCTRTFQNRLITVNWLSNEYLDRILRNPLMKAIEMKADMRARYDIIVGLRQCQRAKGKALNAVQSLMNKQYGILKPYLNELVKSNPGTTCVLKTRDAELGQPRQFLRFYVCFAALKKSFIENCRPIIGVDGCFLKHACGGHLLCAVGRDGNNHMFPIGWAVVERETKSSWEWFLRLISEVLHMDNGDGWTVVSDQQKGLIDSIVKIWPKVEHRQCARHIYSNWRKKHKGRVLQKQFWKCVKATSSGEFETHLASLKSMSEESLVDFEKRNTETFCKSKFQTHSCCDVVDNNMAETFNSFILLARYKPIATMLEDIRLALMERMKNKKKVVSAFVAGIAPRISLKIVESYNEQQKCECRWNGEDSQTGFEVIHNGVGHAVDLEKRTCSCRSWELTGIPCAHAMSDILYMRHKPEDYIAKWYTSDTFEKTYQNLLQPVPGNLFWDHEGEGLVLPPDIIKKGPGKRKTARIKEAHEQTKGNAKYSRKGLPTKCSNCRETGHYKGKCPMPPKQQTDPSQESTRTGGKTWARGRKKGSKNRVGRSIPDLVKENVPTPSQYIQKTRRGSNI from the exons TGAAGTTCTTAGGGAAGAGTTGCGATATGATGATGAGGAATTGATAACATTTAGAGAAgcattactacaaagaaggaaagaACAATTGACATCCAAATGGTCAATCAATGATGTTGATAGAAACCAAAACAATATCCCAGATCATTCTGGTGAAATTGAAAGAACTCAACACCAAGAAAATGTGAATATTCAAGAAAATCAATCAGGTAATGTAACTGGACATTGGCCAGCATATTGGACAACATTTGAGGGTGGTTATGAGTCCGAACAAAGAGACTCTGACAATGAGGATCCACTCTCATCTGATGAAAATTCTGATTGTGATGTTCCTATTCAAAAGAGAAAGAAGAATGTAGTGTATCATATATTCAATGAGAAGATAGACATGAAACAAGTTGATCTCTTAGTTGGACTGAGATTCACTTCAAGAGATGTTTTTAAGGCGGCTATTTTGGCATATTCCATCCAGCAACATAAGGACTTAAAGTACCTTAAAAATGATAAGAGATTCATTAGTATTGGATGTGCCAATTGTAGGTGGGAGCTTATGTCTGGCCCTGATGTTGAAGATCCTACAGGTTGGCAAATCAAATCCATGCAACCACTACATGAATGGTGTACAAGAACATTTCAAAATAGGCTTATAACTGTGAATTGGTTATCTAATGAATATTTAGATAGAATTTTGAGAAATCCATTAATGAAAGCAATTGAAATGAAGGCTGACATGAGAGCTAGATATGATATTATTGTAGGCCTCAGACAATGCCAACGAGCAAAGGGAAAGGCTCTGAATGCTGTACAGAGTttaatgaacaaacaatatggtatcctcaaaccatacttgaaTGAATTAGTGAAGTCTAACCCTGGCACGACATGTGTCTTGAAGACTCGCGATGCTGAACTCGGTCAGCCAAGGCAATTTTTGAGATTTTATGTGTGTTTTGCTGCTCTCAAAAAAAGTTTCATTGAGAATTGTAGACCTATAATAGGGGTGGATGGATGTTTTTTAAAGCATGCTTGTGGCGGTCATTTATTGTGTGCTGTTGGTAGGGATggaaacaaccatatgttccCAATAGGATGGGCTGTTGTTGAAAGAGAAACCAAAAGTAGTTGGGAGTGGTTCTTGAGGCTTATTTCTGAAGTTCTGCATATGGATAATGGTGATGGATGGACTGTTGTATCTGACCAACAGAAG GGGCTTATTGATTCTATTGTGAAAATATGGCCAAAAGTAGAGCACAGGCAATGTGCTAGGCATATTTACTCTAACTGGAGGAAAAAGCATAAGGGAAGGGTGCTTCAAAAACAATTCTGGAAATGTGTTAAGGCTACTAGCTCTGGTGAGTTTGAGACTCATTTAGCTTCTTTGAAGTCAATGTCAGAAGAATCACTtgtggattttgaaaagagaaaTACCGAAACTTTTTGTAAATCTAAATTTCAAACGCACTCTTGTTGTGATGTGGTTGACAACAATATGGCTGAAACTTTCAATAGTTTTATTTTGTTAGCTAGGTATAAACCCATAGCGACTATGTTAGAGGATATTAGGCTTGCTCTTATGGAGAGAATGAAAAATAAGAAGAAGGTTGTAAGTGCCTTTGTCGCTGGGATCGCACCTAGGATAAGTCTTAAAATAGTAGAGTCTTATAATGAACAACAGAAGTGTGAATGTAGATGGAATGGTGAAGACTCTCAGACTGGGTTTGAAGTGATTCATAATGGGGTTGGACATGCTGTTGATTTGGAAAAGAGAACATGTAGTTGTAGGTCATGGGAACTTACTGGAATTCCTTGTGCCCATGCCATGAGTGATATTTTGTATATGAGGCATAAACCTGAAGATTACATAGCCAAATGGTATACAAGTGACACTTTTGAGAAGACATATCAAAACTTGTTGCAACCAGTTCCAGGTAACTTATTCTGGGATCACGAAGGAGAAGGGTTAGTGTTGCCCCCTGACATTATCAAGAAGGGCCCGGGAAAGAGGAAGACTGCTAGAATAAAGGAGGCTCACGAACAAACCAAAGGAAACGCCAAGTATAGTAGGAAGGGATTGCCTACTAAATGCTCAAACTGTAGGGAAACTGGACATTACAAGGGAAAATGTCCAATGCCCCCTAAACAACAAACG GATCCCTCCCAAGAAAGTACAAGAACTGGTGGTAAAACTTGGGCAAGAGGAAGAAAAAAGGGAAGCAAGAACAGAGTTGGGAGAAGCATTCCAGATCTGGTGAAGGAAAATGTCCCAACACCATCACAGTATATACAAAAAACTAGAAGGGGAAGTAACATCTAA